A section of the Enterobacter sp. C2 genome encodes:
- the gmk gene encoding guanylate kinase — MAQGTLYIVSAPSGAGKSSLIQALLKTQPLYDTQVSVSHTTRAPRPGEVHGEHYFFVDHDEFKTMISNDAFLEHAEVFGNYYGTSRAAIEQVLSTGVDVFLDIDWQGAQQIRAKMPQARSIFVLPPSKLELDRRLRGRGQDSEEVIAKRMAQAVAEMSHYAEYDYLVVNDDFDTAISDMKTIIRAERLRMGRQMQRHDALISKLLAD; from the coding sequence ATGGCTCAAGGCACGCTCTATATCGTTTCCGCCCCTAGCGGCGCGGGCAAATCAAGCCTCATTCAGGCTTTGTTAAAGACCCAACCGTTGTACGACACCCAGGTTTCTGTTTCACATACCACGCGCGCGCCGCGTCCCGGTGAAGTGCACGGTGAACACTACTTCTTTGTAGATCATGACGAGTTCAAAACCATGATTAGCAACGATGCGTTCCTTGAGCATGCGGAAGTGTTTGGCAATTACTACGGTACGTCCCGGGCCGCCATTGAGCAAGTGCTCTCCACGGGCGTAGACGTCTTCCTTGATATCGACTGGCAGGGCGCGCAGCAGATCCGCGCAAAAATGCCCCAGGCACGCAGCATCTTTGTATTGCCGCCGTCGAAGCTGGAGCTGGATCGCCGCCTGCGTGGCCGCGGCCAGGATAGCGAAGAGGTGATTGCCAAGCGTATGGCCCAGGCAGTTGCAGAAATGAGCCATTACGCCGAATATGATTACCTGGTTGTGAACGATGATTTTGATACCGCTATCAGCGATATGAAGACCATCATCCGTGCTGAACGTCTGCGCATGGGCCGCCAAATGCAGCGACATGACGCTTTAATCAGCAAACTATTGGCAGATTGA
- the rpoZ gene encoding DNA-directed RNA polymerase subunit omega, whose amino-acid sequence MARVTVQDAVEKIGNRFDLVLVAARRARQMQVGGKDPLVAEENDKTTVIALREIEEGLITNQILDVRERQEQQEQEAAELQAVTAIAEGRR is encoded by the coding sequence ATGGCACGCGTAACTGTTCAGGACGCTGTAGAGAAAATTGGTAACCGTTTTGACCTGGTACTGGTGGCCGCGCGTCGCGCTCGTCAGATGCAGGTTGGCGGTAAAGATCCGCTGGTAGCGGAAGAGAACGATAAAACTACCGTTATCGCGCTGCGCGAAATCGAAGAAGGTCTGATCACCAACCAGATCCTCGACGTACGTGAGCGCCAGGAGCAGCAAGAGCAGGAAGCCGCTGAGTTACAGGCCGTCACCGCTATTGCTGAAGGTCGTCGTTAA